Within bacterium, the genomic segment TGCCGACTGGAGCGGAAACCATCAGCTGATTTACGGCCTGGAGGCTTATCGCGATGTTGTCCACAGCAGCTCGGTGCAGGTGGAGTCCGTTTCGCAGCAACGGACAGCGCTGCGCGGCTTGTATCCCGACGGCGCCTGCTCTTATAACGGCGCCCTGTATCTGTCCTACATCAGGAACTGGTCCGCCTTGAGCCTGCATTCAGGCCTTCGTTACAACCTGGTGCACATCAAAATACAGGACGCGATTTTTGGCGACACGGATTTATCCCCCTCGGCGCTGGCTGGCCACTGTTCCATGATCTACCGTTTCAGCGACCGGATCAACGGCGTAGTGAATGCCAGTTCCTCCTTCCGTGCGCCCAACGTCAATGACTTGAGCACCTTTGGCCCATTCGATAATGGGATTGAAGTGCCGGCGCCGTCGTTGAAACCGGAATATGGCTATACGCTGGAAGCCGGAGTGAAGACGCGTTCTGACCATTCGTCGCTCGCGCTGTTCCTCTATCACACCTGGATGCGGGATATGATCACCCGGGTGCAGGCGATGTATCTCGGCAGCAGCACTTATCAGGGCGACCGCGTCTATCAGAAGGTTAACCTGCAGAAAGCGGTGCTCCGCGGCATGGAGGCAGAAGGGGAGTGGCAGCCGGCGAAAAGATGGCTGGTTCGCGGGAACATCAATTACTGTTACGGCCAGAACCTGAGCGACGATGAGCCCATGCGCCGCATTCCGCCTCTAAACGGAATACTCGCAGTGGTTTATCATCTTAGCCGGCACTGGTCATGGACCATAGAATCGCAAAGCGCCGCCACGCAGACGCGCCTCTCTTCCGGCGATCTTTCGGATCATCGTATCCCGGCCGGTGGTACACCGGGCTGGCATGCATTAAACACTGCAGCCTCCTGGCGGCCCGGAACCTTTACGATTACTGCCGGCATCGCCAATTTATTCGATAATGCTTATCGTACGCATGGATCCGGCATCTTTATGTATGGACGTTGCTTTTGGCTGGGCCTGCAGGTCGGACGCTGAGGCCGATAAATGGCTGGTTTTCTGCCGATCTGTTCGCGCTCATAGGTGAAAGGGAAGAAGCCCATGAACAGAGAGCCTCTCTTAACCCGGCGTGATTTTTTATCACGATCCCTTCTTGCTCTGGCCGGCTGTCTGGCAGCCAAACCATTGTCTGGTGCATCCCCTGGCCGTCAACGCCCCAATATCCTTCTGATCATGGCAGACGATATGGGCTTCTCCGACATCGGCTGTTATGGTGGCGAAATCAGGACTCCAAACCTCGATGGCTTGGCCGCCCGGGGACTTCGTTTCAACCAATTTTATAATAATGGAATCTGCGTGCCCACGCGCGCCTCTTTGCTCACCGGTTTATACTCCCAACAGGTGGGTGTTTATGGGAATTCACCTATGGCCTATGAAAACTGTGTCACCCTGGGAGAGCTGCTTCAAAGCGCTGGCTATCGCACGCTTATGGCCGGAAAATGGCATGCAAAAGAGACGCCCTACCGTCGTGGTTTTGACCGCCATTTCGGCCTATGCGACGGCTGCAGCAATTATTTCAATCCAGGCCCGCAGCGCCAAGGCGAACCAGCACCTGGGAGAAAAAAATCACCGGGCGGATATCCCCGCCGCTGGGCTATTGATGACCAGGAGTATCGTCCATATGCACCTATGGATGCCAGATTCTATTCAACCGATGCTTTTACGGATTATGCTGTTCGTTATTTGGAGGAATACAACAACGAGGAGAAGCCCTTCTTCCTCTATCTGGCTTATACCTGTCCGCACTATCCCCTTCATGCCTGGCCTGAGGATATTGCCCGGTATCGCGGCCGCTATCTGGTGGGCTGGGATGTGATTCGGCGCCAGCGCTTTGAGCGGATCCGTGATCTGCATCTGTTTGATCGATCGCTGACTCTGCCGGCCCGGGATGAGGATGTCCCCGCGTGGGAGGATGTGGCGGACAAGGACGGCTGGGATCTCAAAATGGCTGTCTACGCGGCCATGATCGACCGAATGGATCAGAACATCGGCCGAGTGCTGCAGAAAATTCGGCAACTCGGCAAAGAGGAGAACACCCTGGTGCTGTTTTTGTCCGACAACGGCGGCTGCGCTGAGGATGTCAACCACACACCTGGTAT encodes:
- a CDS encoding arylsulfatase, translated to MNREPLLTRRDFLSRSLLALAGCLAAKPLSGASPGRQRPNILLIMADDMGFSDIGCYGGEIRTPNLDGLAARGLRFNQFYNNGICVPTRASLLTGLYSQQVGVYGNSPMAYENCVTLGELLQSAGYRTLMAGKWHAKETPYRRGFDRHFGLCDGCSNYFNPGPQRQGEPAPGRKKSPGGYPRRWAIDDQEYRPYAPMDARFYSTDAFTDYAVRYLEEYNNEEKPFFLYLAYTCPHYPLHAWPEDIARYRGRYLVGWDVIRRQRFERIRDLHLFDRSLTLPARDEDVPAWEDVADKDGWDLKMAVYAAMIDRMDQNIGRVLQKIRQLGKEENTLVLFLSDNGGCAEDVNHTPGIAPGPMESYCSVDKPWANASNTPFRKYKSTDHEGGICTPFIAAWPGVIQQQGKICNAVAHLIDVLPTLAEISGAQYPAEYNGRTVLPMEGASLVPIFQGLKQKKERTLFWRTHRDSHRAVRRGAWKLVSADPEAPWQLYDLKHDRFETRDLSFAHPDRVKEMAELYAVWERKVGLDRE